Proteins encoded by one window of Sphingosinicella sp. BN140058:
- the yajC gene encoding preprotein translocase subunit YajC has product MFASPAYASTGAAAGSGALIAQFLPLVLIFVAFWFLLIRPQTKRAKQHRDMLAAVKKNDVAVTSGGLIGKVTKVDENEVEVEIAPNVRVRVIKSMLSDIRPHGTKPAND; this is encoded by the coding sequence ATGTTCGCATCGCCCGCATATGCATCGACCGGCGCCGCCGCAGGAAGCGGGGCGCTGATCGCCCAGTTCCTGCCGCTGGTGCTGATCTTCGTCGCCTTCTGGTTCCTGCTGATCCGTCCGCAGACCAAGCGGGCCAAGCAGCATCGCGACATGCTCGCGGCGGTGAAGAAGAACGACGTCGCTGTCACGTCCGGGGGGCTGATCGGCAAGGTCACCAAGGTCGACGAGAATGAGGTCGAGGTCGAAATCGCGCCGAACGTGCGCGTGCGCGTGATCAAGTCGATGCTGAGCGACATCCGCCCGCACGGCACCAAGCCGGCGAACGACTGA
- the secD gene encoding protein translocase subunit SecD, with protein MLDFPRWKVWGISLICLIGVLLAVPSLFPAEQVAKWPKWVPSAQINLGLDLAGGSHLLLEADTSGLAKQRLEQMEERLRVGLRRESPPIDIGEISTADNKLTFMVRNPAQVDAAVEFARTQTQPAGLGPRDWNVDVLDQNRIVMTPTQAGLDQALTQAMDTAREVVYNRVDPDGTKEVTVIRQGDTRILVQVPGLEDPEALKTLLGKTARLEFKLVDQTASPEQVAQGRAPVGSQVLPMQGGGAIAVKRRAIVTGDQLIDAKQSYDQNNQPGVSITFDSTGAKAFGRVTRENVNKPFAIILDNVVLSAPNINEPILGGQAQIMGSYTVQTANELAVQLRSGKLPVELRVIEERTIGPELGKESIKWGGIAAGVATLAVILFMLITYGRFGVYATIGLILNALFILGILALFGASLTLPGIAGFVLTIGAAVDANVLINERIREEQRRGRRVLDAIEAGYREASTAIFDANITNVIAAVLMFYFGSGPIRGFAVVLMIGIVTSVFSAVNITRMLVALWARRARPRELHI; from the coding sequence ATGCTCGATTTCCCCCGTTGGAAGGTGTGGGGCATCAGCCTCATCTGCCTGATCGGCGTCCTGCTCGCCGTACCCAGCCTGTTTCCTGCGGAGCAGGTTGCGAAGTGGCCGAAATGGGTGCCCAGCGCGCAGATCAACCTCGGCCTCGACCTTGCCGGCGGCAGCCATCTGCTGCTCGAAGCGGATACGAGCGGCCTCGCCAAGCAGCGGCTGGAACAGATGGAGGAGCGTCTGCGCGTCGGGCTCCGCCGCGAGTCGCCGCCGATCGACATCGGTGAGATCTCGACCGCCGACAACAAGCTGACCTTCATGGTGCGCAATCCGGCGCAGGTCGATGCCGCGGTCGAGTTCGCGCGGACCCAGACGCAGCCCGCCGGTCTCGGCCCGCGCGACTGGAACGTCGATGTCCTCGACCAGAACCGGATCGTGATGACTCCGACTCAGGCCGGGCTCGATCAGGCGCTGACTCAGGCGATGGATACCGCCCGCGAGGTCGTCTACAATCGCGTCGACCCCGACGGCACCAAGGAAGTCACCGTCATCCGCCAGGGCGACACCCGGATCCTCGTCCAGGTCCCCGGTCTCGAGGATCCCGAGGCGCTGAAAACCCTGCTCGGCAAGACGGCGCGGCTGGAATTCAAGCTGGTCGATCAGACCGCGTCTCCGGAGCAGGTCGCGCAGGGCCGCGCGCCGGTCGGCAGCCAAGTGCTGCCGATGCAGGGCGGCGGCGCGATTGCGGTCAAGCGCCGCGCGATCGTCACCGGCGACCAGCTGATCGACGCCAAGCAGAGTTACGATCAGAACAATCAGCCGGGTGTCAGCATCACCTTCGACAGCACCGGCGCCAAGGCGTTCGGCCGGGTGACCCGCGAGAACGTCAATAAGCCGTTCGCCATCATCCTCGACAACGTCGTGCTGTCGGCGCCGAACATCAACGAGCCGATTCTCGGCGGCCAGGCCCAGATCATGGGCAGCTACACCGTGCAGACTGCGAACGAGCTCGCCGTTCAGCTTCGCTCGGGCAAGCTGCCGGTCGAGCTGCGCGTGATCGAGGAGCGGACGATCGGTCCGGAGCTCGGTAAGGAGTCGATCAAGTGGGGCGGCATCGCCGCTGGGGTCGCGACCCTGGCCGTAATCCTGTTCATGCTGATCACCTATGGCCGCTTCGGCGTCTATGCGACGATCGGGCTGATCCTCAACGCGCTGTTCATCCTCGGCATCCTCGCCTTGTTCGGCGCGTCGCTGACATTGCCCGGCATCGCCGGCTTCGTGCTGACGATCGGCGCGGCGGTCGATGCGAACGTGCTGATCAACGAGCGCATTCGCGAGGAACAGAGGCGCGGCCGACGGGTGCTCGACGCGATCGAGGCCGGTTACCGCGAAGCGAGCACCGCGATCTTCGACGCCAACATCACCAACGTCATCGCCGCGGTGCTGATGTTCTACTTCGGCAGCGGCCCGATCCGCGGCTTTGCCGTCGTGCTGATGATCGGCATCGTCACCTCGGTGTTCAGTGCCGTCAACATCACCCGCATGCTGGTCGCCCTCTGGGCGCGCCGCGCGCGGCCGCGTGAACTCCATATCTAG